Proteins encoded in a region of the Brachyhypopomus gauderio isolate BG-103 unplaced genomic scaffold, BGAUD_0.2 sc807, whole genome shotgun sequence genome:
- the LOC143508151 gene encoding protein Wnt-6-like, which produces MRPQARSQLALFFILLCPVNIIGLWWAVGSPLVMDPNSICRKTKRLAGRQAELCQTQPEIVSEVAKGARLGVRECQFQFRFRRWNCSSHSKYFGKVLQQ; this is translated from the exons ATGAGACCTCAGGCAAGATCACAACTTGCGTTATTCTTCATTCTCCTGTGCCCGGTCAACATTATTGGACTGTGGTG GGCCGTGGGAAGTCCTCTAGTCATGGATCCCAACAGCATCTGTAGGAAGACCAAACGGCTGGCCGGCCGGCAGGCTGAACTGTGTCAGACGCAGCCCGAGATCGTCAGCGAGGTGGCAAAGGGAGCCCGGCTGGGTGTGCGCGAGTGCCAGTTCCAGTTCCGCTTCCGCCGCTGGAACTGCTCCAGCCACAGCAAATACTTCGGCAAAGTCCTGCAGCAAG